In one window of Pseudochaenichthys georgianus chromosome 5, fPseGeo1.2, whole genome shotgun sequence DNA:
- the LOC117446115 gene encoding uncharacterized protein, which produces MSGFQGKEKRLAFQRVRKSALHCCVPLCTNSSRYSREISFHAFPIDAEVKAQWLIKIPRDNFSPTKNTRVCSRHFQPGDLLVTAGGLHRVQKGAIPVLFAWNNYELPTPRLNVWECRPRAESPTPDFTEYEVETVALPDHEYCLKPATAVMANQVANKNKALKSQIRELQHQLEVLQLRSHFGIQRLAGSDEDIRFYTRFATYKHFLAFWKLVEPAANTKMVRITNDKASSASSSDSSQPTTTKLPPIDELLLFLMHLSVGLHLRDLSELFGIHRTTVSRIISTWTHFLYQLLGSKRLWIPREVVRAHLPPEFSVFPDTQVVLDCTEVFCQTPSSLLRQSEAFSTYKSHATFKAMIGMAPHGAITFVSGLYAGSMSDREIFKLSGIVSLLTPDMAIMVDKGFLVDNLVEGKVYRPAFLSKKTQMSREDVRQTQSIARLRVHVERCIRRVKENKLFDKAIPLSVCGSIEELFNVACFLVNYQNGPLVKAWASLGSND; this is translated from the exons ATGAGCGGATTTCAGGGTAAAGAAAAGCGATTGGCCTTCCAGCGGGTAAGAAAGTCAGCACTACATTGCTGTGTGCCCCTGTGTACGAATTCGTCCCGTTATAGTCGGGAGATAAGTTTCCATGCATTTCCCATTGATGCTGAGGTAAAGGCTCAGTGGCTGATCAAGATCCCTAGGGACAATTTCAGCCCCACAAAAAATACCCGTGTGTGCAGTAGGCATTTTCAACCGGGAGACTTATTGGTCACAGCTGGAGGACtgcacagagtacagaaagGAGCTATACCTGTTCTCTTTGCATGGAATAATTACGAGCTACCTACACCAAGACTAAATGTTTGGGAGTGTCGGCCGAGGGCAGAGAGCCCCACCCCGGACTTCACAGAGTACGAGGTGGAAACAGTTGCGCTGCCTGATCATGAGTACTGTTTAAAACCAGCGACGGCAGTGATGGCAAATCAGGTGGCCAACAAGAACAAAGCCTTGAAAAGTCAGATTAGGGAGCTCCAACACCAGCTGGAAGTGTTACAACTGCGATCTCATTTCGGGATACAACGCCTGGCAGGGTCGGACGAGGACATTCGTTTCTACACCAG ATTTGCCACATACAAGCATTTCCTTGCCTTTTGGAAATTGGTGGAGCCAGCAGCCAACACCAAGATGGTGCGGATCACCAACGACAAGGCATCCTCTGCCAGCAGCTCGGATTCCTCTCAACCAACAACAACG AAACTTCCACCCATAGATGAGCTGCTGCTGTTCCTCATGCACCTGTCAGTGGGCCTACATCTGAGGGATCTATCAGAACTGTTTGGCATTCACCGCACCACAGTCAGCAGAATTATTTCCACCTGGACACACTTCCTTTACCAACTGCTTGGAAGCAAACGTCTGTGGATCCCACGCGAAGTTGTCAGAGCTCACCTTCCACCAGAGTTTTCAGTTTTCCCTGACACACAAGTGGTGCTTGACTGCACTGAAGTATTCTGCCAGACTCCATCATCTCTTCTGCGGCAGAGTGAGGCGTTTTCAACATACAAGTCGCATGCTACATTCAAGGCCATGATCGGCATGGCACCACATGGTGCCATTACATTTGTGTCTGGCCTGTATGCAGGATCTATGAGTGACCGGGAGATTTTCAAGCTGTCTGGCATCGTGAGCCTGCTCACACCAGACATGGCGATAATGGTCGACAAAGGGTTCCTTGTGGACAATCTGGTTGAGGGCAAAGTTTACCGGCCTGCCTTTCTGTCAAAAAAAACCCAAATGAGCAGGGAGGATGTCAGGCAGACTCAATCCATTGCACGTCTGAGGGTCCATGTGGAGAGGTGCATCAGAAGGGTCAAAGAGAACAAACTCTTTGACAAAGCCATAccactgtctgtgtgtggaAGCATTGAGGAGCTTTTCAATGTGGCTTGCTTCCTGGTCAACTACCAGAACGGACCACTGGTGAAAGCATGGGCAAGCCTGGGCAGCAATGATTAA